From one Orcinus orca chromosome 10, mOrcOrc1.1, whole genome shotgun sequence genomic stretch:
- the LOC105748413 gene encoding putative UPF0607 protein ENSP00000382826 isoform X1 has translation MLFYQISKKKKEPICQEGTSWGAASSWVRLCIPCSETFAAWLMVMLAAEQPWRRCFSLQASQRSWGGPRRRLATPWQALGASALSSEQRLASGPLAGEGLANTYTGLKIRKSIPSSHLPLPSPKEREVKVQEEPQRGMAKMEDHTETKGEDDRKRGHRSNRGIPLTSRPQETSGVLTCLKCDPEPVDLLPEHPEDNLSENAQMSPMSSSSESHVIFSDGDPGDVLPPWKPESHAMVFSAPTACCSLLLERLKKEMLGEDHRPKSPGSLMSGKELQREKSSDIPSRSSSSLVSTSSRPCKQKIPLPLFLLPPGLRSPLPLTRDRGEWPPSPKLPCLAAAKNPGTFVNIVKSLSLRTSLFSSRFLSAPDALTQHLRAFHNWKVISLFLIAGTQLL, from the coding sequence ATGTTGTTTTATCAAATTtcgaaaaagaagaaagaacctatctgccaggaagggacatcgtggggtGCAGCATCCAGTTGGGTCAGGCTCTGCAtcccctgctcagaaaccttcgccgcctggctcatggtgatgctggcagctgagcagccctggagaaggtgcTTCAGTCTCCAGGCCTCGCAGAGAAGCTGGGGAGGTCCCCGGAGGAGGCTGGCCACACCCTGGCAAGCTCTGGGGGCTTCTGCACTCAGCTCTGAGCAGCGTCTGGCCTCTGGGCCACTTGCGGGGGAAGGGCTGGCCAATACATACACAGGGCTCAAGATTAGGAAGTCGATACCATCCAGTCACCTTCCACTTCCTTCTCCAAAGGAGAGGGAGGTGAAGGTCCAAGAAGAGCCCCAAAGAGGCATGGCAAAGATGGAGGATCACACAGAGACCAAAGGAGAGGACGATCGGAAGAGGGGCCACCGTAGCAATCGGGGTATACCATTGACATCTAGGCCCCAGGAGACCAGTGGAGTCCTCACTTGCCTCAAGTGCGATCCTGAGCCAGTGGACCTCCTTCCCGAGCACCCAGAAGACAACTTGAGTGAGAACGCCCAGATGTCTCCAATGAGCTCCTCCTCAGAAAGCCATGTCATCTTCTCAGATGGAGATCCTGGAGATGTCCTGCCTCCTTGGAAGCCTGAGTCCCATGCCATGGTGTTCTCTGCCCCAACCGCATGCTGCTCCCTGCTGCTGGAGAggctaaaaaaagaaatgctgggtGAAGACCACCGGCCCAAATCACCAGGCTCACTGATGTCTGGAAAGGAGCTGCAGCGTGAAAAATCTTCAGACATCCCATCAAGAAGCTCCTCTTCCCTGGTGTCTACCAGCAGTAGGCCCTGCAAGCAGAAGATTCCCCTGCCGCTTTTTCTGCTGCCGCCGGGACTGAGGTCGCCCCTGCCGCTGACAAGGGATCGAGGTGAATGGCCCCCTTCTCCTAAGCTTCCGTGCTTAGCTGCTGCCAAAAACCCAGGCACCTTTGTTAACATAgttaagtctctctctctcagaactAGCCTATTTAGCTCCAGGTTCCTTAGCGCACCCGACGCACTTACACAGCATTTAAGAGCTTTCCACAACTGGAAGGTCATATCTTTATTTCTTATCGCAGGAACACAACTTCTGTAA
- the LOC105748413 gene encoding uncharacterized protein LOC105748413 isoform X3 translates to MGIKSIREELTLMEHNFCKLYFCQNLSRQAMAGRISGYRSGAEGPQERHLVYPAEAVGVEVQQALPQGGAHGGQRHQILQCAQVLTAPEVGRAVAAQLHRVIMARAWPRGRWLQIRCPHPPGGHGSPPGPSGAHRPAAAAPQPAQDRRRTRRRRATGPS, encoded by the coding sequence GAACACAACTTCTGTAAACTTTATTTCTGTCAGAACCTGTCTCGCCAAGCCATGGCTGGAAGAATctctggatacagatcaggggcagagggtCCTCAGGAGCGGCATCTAGTCTACCCCGCGGAGGCGGTCGGCGTTGAAGTCCAGCAGGCCCTTCCGCAGGGAGGCGCACACGGCGGGCAAAGGCACCAAATCCTGCAGTGCGCACAGGTCCTCACAGCGCCAGAAGTCGGCCGCGCTGTCGCggcgcagcttcaccgagtgATCATGGCCCGAGCGTggcctcggggacgctggctgcagATACGATGCCCACACCCGCCTGGGGGCCACGgctcgcctcccggcccctcgggcgcCCATCGCCCGGCGGCTGCGGCCCCGCAGCCTGCGCAGGACCGGCGTCGCACCAGAAGACGCAGGGCCACGGGCCCCAGCTAG
- the LOC105748413 gene encoding uncharacterized protein LOC105748413 isoform X6, whose product MGIKSIREELTLMNLSRQAMAGRISGYRSGAEGPQERHLVYPAEAVGVEVQQALPQGGAHGGQRHQILQCAQVLTAPEVGRAVAAQLHRVIMARAWPRGRWLQIRCPHPPGGHGSPPGPSGAHRPAAAAPQPAQDRRRTRRRRATGPS is encoded by the coding sequence AACCTGTCTCGCCAAGCCATGGCTGGAAGAATctctggatacagatcaggggcagagggtCCTCAGGAGCGGCATCTAGTCTACCCCGCGGAGGCGGTCGGCGTTGAAGTCCAGCAGGCCCTTCCGCAGGGAGGCGCACACGGCGGGCAAAGGCACCAAATCCTGCAGTGCGCACAGGTCCTCACAGCGCCAGAAGTCGGCCGCGCTGTCGCggcgcagcttcaccgagtgATCATGGCCCGAGCGTggcctcggggacgctggctgcagATACGATGCCCACACCCGCCTGGGGGCCACGgctcgcctcccggcccctcgggcgcCCATCGCCCGGCGGCTGCGGCCCCGCAGCCTGCGCAGGACCGGCGTCGCACCAGAAGACGCAGGGCCACGGGCCCCAGCTAG
- the MYD88 gene encoding myeloid differentiation primary response protein MyD88 isoform X1, with amino-acid sequence MAEGGLDAGSAPPTASMSSLPLAALNVRVRRRLSLFLNLRAHVAADWTALAEEMGYEYLEIRRLETHADPTGSLLDDWQGRPGASVGRLLELLGKLGRDDLLMELGPSIEEDCQKYILKQQQEASEKPLQVDSVDSSIPRTRDPAGITICDDPLGQMPECFDAFICYCPSDIQFVQEMIRELEQTNHRLKLCVSDRDVLPGTCIWSIASELIEKRCRRMVVVVSDDYLQSKECDFQTKFALSLSPGAHQKRLIPIKYKSMKKEFPSILRFITICDYTNPCTKSWFWTRLAKALSLP; translated from the exons ATGGCGGAAGGAGGTCTGGACGCGGGCTCCGCGCCCCCCACCGCTTCCAtgtcctccctgcccctggcagCGCTCAACGTGCGAGTGCGGCGCCGCCTGTCGCTCTTCCTAAACTTGCGGGCGCATGTGGCGGCCGACTGGACCGCGCTGGCGGAGGAGATGGGCTACGAGTACTTGGAGATCCGGCGGCTGGAGACGCATGCCGACCCCACGGGCAGCCTTCTGGACGACTGGCAGGGACGACCCGGCGCTTCGGTGGGCCGCCTGCTCGAGCTCCTCGGCAAGCTGGGCCGCGACGACTTGCTGATGGAACTGGGACCCAGCATCG AGGAGGATTGCCAAAAGTATATTctgaagcagcagcaggaggcaTCTGAGAAGCCTTTACAGGTGGACTCTGTAGACAGCAGCATTCCTCGGACGAGAGATCCGGCGGGCATCACCATTTGCGATGACCCCCTGG GGCAAATGCCTGAGTGTTTTGACGCCTTCATCTGCTACTGCCCCAGCGATATCCAGTTTGTACAGGAGATGATCCGGGAGCTGGAACAGACAAACCATCGGCTGAAGTTGTGTGTGTCTGACCGCGACGTCCTGCCTGGCACCTGCATCTGGTCCATTGCCAGTGAACTCATTGAAAAGAG GTGCCGTCGGATGGTGGTGGTTGTCTCTGATGATTACTTGCAAAGCAAGGAATGTGACTTCCAGACTAAGTTTGCACTCAGCCTCTCTCCAG GTGCCCATCAGAAGCGACTGATCCCCATCAAGTACAAGTCAATGAAGAAAGAGTTCCCCAGCATCCTGCGGTTCATCACTATCTGCGACTACACCAACCCCTGCACCAAGTCCTGGTTCTGGACTCGCCTTGCCAAGGCCCTGTCCCTGCCCTGA
- the MYD88 gene encoding myeloid differentiation primary response protein MyD88 isoform X2: MAEGGLDAGSAPPTASMSSLPLAALNVRVRRRLSLFLNLRAHVAADWTALAEEMGYEYLEIRRLETHADPTGSLLDDWQGRPGASVGRLLELLGKLGRDDLLMELGPSIEEDCQKYILKQQQEASEKPLQVDSVDSSIPRTRDPAGITICDDPLGQMPECFDAFICYCPSDIQFVQEMIRELEQTNHRLKLCVSDRDVLPGTCIWSIASAVGWWWLSLMITCKARNVTSRLSLHSASLQVPIRSD, from the exons ATGGCGGAAGGAGGTCTGGACGCGGGCTCCGCGCCCCCCACCGCTTCCAtgtcctccctgcccctggcagCGCTCAACGTGCGAGTGCGGCGCCGCCTGTCGCTCTTCCTAAACTTGCGGGCGCATGTGGCGGCCGACTGGACCGCGCTGGCGGAGGAGATGGGCTACGAGTACTTGGAGATCCGGCGGCTGGAGACGCATGCCGACCCCACGGGCAGCCTTCTGGACGACTGGCAGGGACGACCCGGCGCTTCGGTGGGCCGCCTGCTCGAGCTCCTCGGCAAGCTGGGCCGCGACGACTTGCTGATGGAACTGGGACCCAGCATCG AGGAGGATTGCCAAAAGTATATTctgaagcagcagcaggaggcaTCTGAGAAGCCTTTACAGGTGGACTCTGTAGACAGCAGCATTCCTCGGACGAGAGATCCGGCGGGCATCACCATTTGCGATGACCCCCTGG GGCAAATGCCTGAGTGTTTTGACGCCTTCATCTGCTACTGCCCCAGCGATATCCAGTTTGTACAGGAGATGATCCGGGAGCTGGAACAGACAAACCATCGGCTGAAGTTGTGTGTGTCTGACCGCGACGTCCTGCCTGGCACCTGCATCTGGTCCATTGCCA GTGCCGTCGGATGGTGGTGGTTGTCTCTGATGATTACTTGCAAAGCAAGGAATGTGACTTCCAGACTAAGTTTGCACTCAGCCTCTCTCCAG GTGCCCATCAGAAGCGACTGA
- the MYD88 gene encoding myeloid differentiation primary response protein MyD88 isoform X3: protein MAEGGLDAGSAPPTASMSSLPLAALNVRVRRRLSLFLNLRAHVAADWTALAEEMGYEYLEIRRLETHADPTGSLLDDWQGRPGASVGRLLELLGKLGRDDLLMELGPSIEEDCQKYILKQQQEASEKPLQVDSVDSSIPRTRDPAGITICDDPLGQMPECFDAFICYCPSDIQFVQEMIRELEQTNHRLKLCVSDRDVLPGTCIWSIASELIEKRLARNVTSRLSLHSASLQVPIRSD from the exons ATGGCGGAAGGAGGTCTGGACGCGGGCTCCGCGCCCCCCACCGCTTCCAtgtcctccctgcccctggcagCGCTCAACGTGCGAGTGCGGCGCCGCCTGTCGCTCTTCCTAAACTTGCGGGCGCATGTGGCGGCCGACTGGACCGCGCTGGCGGAGGAGATGGGCTACGAGTACTTGGAGATCCGGCGGCTGGAGACGCATGCCGACCCCACGGGCAGCCTTCTGGACGACTGGCAGGGACGACCCGGCGCTTCGGTGGGCCGCCTGCTCGAGCTCCTCGGCAAGCTGGGCCGCGACGACTTGCTGATGGAACTGGGACCCAGCATCG AGGAGGATTGCCAAAAGTATATTctgaagcagcagcaggaggcaTCTGAGAAGCCTTTACAGGTGGACTCTGTAGACAGCAGCATTCCTCGGACGAGAGATCCGGCGGGCATCACCATTTGCGATGACCCCCTGG GGCAAATGCCTGAGTGTTTTGACGCCTTCATCTGCTACTGCCCCAGCGATATCCAGTTTGTACAGGAGATGATCCGGGAGCTGGAACAGACAAACCATCGGCTGAAGTTGTGTGTGTCTGACCGCGACGTCCTGCCTGGCACCTGCATCTGGTCCATTGCCAGTGAACTCATTGAAAAGAGGTTGGCTAG GAATGTGACTTCCAGACTAAGTTTGCACTCAGCCTCTCTCCAG GTGCCCATCAGAAGCGACTGA